The Vagococcus penaei genome includes the window AGACCCAATAACCAAAAAATAAAAGTGGGATAAAAAGAAGAAAAAACAACTGATAAATTAGTAATGACATATAACTCACCTCATTTATTTCTTAAGTAAAATTTAATATATGTCATATTATAGCATAATTCATTGCTCACTCTCAGCTATTTGACCATTTACTAGTCTAACAACTTGGTGGCAGGTTGTCTGAATAAACTCAATATCATGTGTTATGATAATCACAAATGTTCCTAAATCATGTAGCCACTGAATCACTCGACTCACTTCAAGCATATTTTTCAAATCTAAACCACTTGTTGGTTCATCTAAAATAATGACTTTTTTCCCGGATAAAACTGCAATACCAATAGCGACACGTTGTTTTTCTCCACCAGATAGTGATTGTGGATGACGATCTAATAACTCAGATAAATTAAGTCTCTCCACAACGTCAGCAAAGAGCTCCATACGCTTTGCTTTAACAGTAAGCTCTTTGTAAACTGATTCGAAAAATAATTGTAAATTAACATCTTGCATTACAAGAAAACTTTGGTTTATCAATTGTTTGTGCGTCAAGGCCTGTCCGTTGAGCATAATTTTACCTTTTTTAAAACGTGTTAATCCAGTTAACAGATAGGATAACGTACTCTTTCCAGAGCCATTTGGCCCCACAATACCAACAATTTTTTGATTAGACAAATGTAACTCATCAATCATTAAATGAAAATCTTGATTCTTTTTAGGTGTGTAATGGAGGTTACTAATGACTAATTCGTCAGCAGTCACAGTATTGTCAATCACAGCCGAAGCTTTTAATTGAATAGGTGTCGTTATTAGTTGTCGTAACCCTAACGTTTTTAAATCATCATGGGTCAATTCAAGTAACTGCTTTTTAGACCAATCCGCTTGTATTCGTCCACTATCTAAATATACAAAACGATCAGCAACATCCATCAAATAAGCTAGACGGTGTTCTGCAACAATAATTGTCGCACCAGTCGTTTTTAGCCATTGAATATACTCTTTTAAAATCGCAATCGTGGGTAAATCTAGATTACTTGATGGTTCGTCTAATAAATAGACTTGATGTGGCATCATGCATACCGAAGCAAATGCAATTCGTTGCTTTTCACCACCAGACAAATGAAACATACTCTTGTCCAAGTAATTAGATAAACGAAATGTTTCACTAATTGAAGCAATCCGTTCTTGCATGATACTAGGTAACGTACCATAATTTTCCATATTAAATGCCAACTCTGAATAAACATTATTGGTAAAAAATTGCGTTTTAGGATTCTGAAATACAACGCCTATTTGCTTAACATATTCTTCAAAATCAACTGGTGGTAAAGTCATATTAGCCACAGTTGCCTCGCCTGTGATTGTTCCAGTATAAAGTTCAGGAATCAATCCCGTTAACAAACGAATCACTGTTGATTTACCCGAACCACTCGCACCACATAGAACCACGCATTGTCCTTTTGGAATCGTTAAATCAAGTTTCGTTAGGGTAGACTCATCCACATAAGAAAAATTAACTTGTTTAAATGTAATCATCGATAATACACTCCTAATCCCACAAATAAGCCCATAATACAGATTAGCAAATAGTCTGACCAACCAAATTTAATGACATAGACACTAGTATGAGTGCCTTTATTCCCCAATCCTCTGACTAAAGCTGCTGCCGATAAATCGAGCGAAGTATTTTCAACCGACATTAAAATTGGCACAATAAGATATTCTAATGTATTGAGGGGTTGCTTAAATAAGGAAAGATTAGATGTTGCAATCCCACGTAAAATCATCGCCTGACGAATTCGTTTAACGTCGGCCATTAACGTGGGAAAAAAGCGACAAACAACAATGAAGGGAATTAATATAAAGTTTGGGACTCTCGCTTTCTTTAGCGCCGCAATCCACTCACTTGTTGCTGTTTGATTCGCGGCGAAAGCTGAGGCCATTACAGGTGGTAATAATAATTGATACGCTACCAATAAAAAAGCTAAAAAAGCCGTGATTGGTCCTGTAATTGTTGTTAGAACTATCCGATTAATCAGTAATAATGTTAAATACATCGTTAGTAACCAGCTAGCCTTTCGTAGCCCACCATTCAAACCTAACAGAACGGAGAGGCAAAGCACAAAACTTAGTTCCACTTGCCAATTAACCCGTAACATTAAAAGCAAACTAGCAACAAAAACTGTCACTAATTTGCTTCGCGGATCAAAAGCAATGACTTGCTTTTTTTTCATTCGTTTTACTCCTATTTACTGACTTTTGCAAAATGTTTCGCATAAATCTTTTTCGCAATAATTAGGCCAATCACCCCACCAAGAATTGTCACTAAAAATGACACAAAAAATGTTCCCGTGGTGATAGGTGCAAAGACGCTATCAATATAGGTTTGGTCTTTACCATGTTTTATTAAAACATTGATATAGGAATCCTTCATGAACCATAATGGGATAATAGGCCCCGTTAAACCAAAGCCGAAAATAATGTAACTAAGGGGCAATTTCATTTCTTTAACTAGGCTAGTCTTATACATAACAATATCCGCTAATAACGGAAAAAGAACGCTTGGTAAAAAAGCTAATGGAAAATAGCCAAAGACTAAAAAGAAAAGCGCCATCACCGAGCCAACCAATGTAATCGCACCAAATTTGGGGATTTTATTGATGACTAATAGATAGACTGTTCCGGATAAAAGAGCCGAAAAACCAGGAATTAAAATTGAATTAAATACTGGAACAGTAAATCTTAGCAACATTGTTGCAATAGCAACCATTAAAAAATAAATTGCGGCATAAATACCAACAGAAATTAAATCGTGAACCTTCAACTGCTTCATTTGTACTCTCCTCTTTACAACTAATCTTATTGATACTAATGATAATTAGAACAAAAGAAAGTATAACATAAATTATGCAAAAAGAATGCTTTTTAACTTTAGTTTTTTTCCTGACTAAAGCGGTCTTAACCATTGGTAAACAAGGCGTTCACCATTTTTAATAGGTAACAAGATGTCACCACACTCAACAAAACCTGCCCGTTTAATGACTCGTTGCATGGCTAAATTTTGGGAATGTGTGTCAATTCTAACATCATCATAACCTAAAGAGATGGCAAAAGAGAGCAGATACCCCATAAAAATATGTCCCATTCCTTTAACACCTATATCTGAACAAATAGCAAACCGATGAATAGTTGCATAATGTGTCTCACTAGTTAGCCATGCCCCAGAATTTAATGTGTCATATGACACTTCCGGTAATGTTTGTAAACAGGCAACACCGCTAATTTTACCGTCTATAATTAAAACATGGCAAGTGTCTTCAGCAATATCAGCTGATATTACTGTAGTATTAGGCTGATTTTCTGCTTGCCACTGAGGTACTCCTCTTTTTTTTAGTATCTCAACTCCAGAAGCAATCACATCCATAATAGCTGGTAAATCTTCTAATGTTGCACGGCGACTATAAAAATTAGCCATCGTCTCCCACACTCCCTTCACTTATCTATGTTATTAGAATACACAATTCTTCGTGAAAAAGACAGATACAAAAGAAGCATGACTGGCAAAAATTAACATTTGTCAGTCATGCTTTTTATTCACATGTTAAAGAGATTTTGCTTGGCGGACACGTTCAGTCACATCAACGGGATGTCCGGCTTTTTTCAAATCATAAAATTCAGCTGTTGCTGCAAACAATAAATCACTTGCTGAGTTAACGGCTGTTTCGACAGAATCTTGAATAACGCCAATAACAAAACCAATACCCACTACTTGCATAGCAACATCGTTGGGAATATTAAATAAACTACATGCTAAGGGAATTAAAAGCAAACTACCTCCGGCAATACCCGAAGCACCTGTTGCAGCAATTGCTGATAACAAACAAAGTAAGAAGGCTAATAAAAATGGAATTTCCATATTTAATGTATGCGCTGCTGCCAAAGTCATAATGGTAATAGTCATAGCGGCACCACCACTATTTGCACTAGCTCCTAAGGGAATGGAAATTGAATACGAGTCACGGTCTAAGCCTAATTTTTCACACAACTCCATATTAATTGGAATATTCACCGCTGAACTTCGAGTGAAAAAAGCAGGAATACCACTTTCCTTCATTGTATCGAAAGTTAATGGGTAAGGATTTTGTCGCAATAAAAGAAAAACCATCAACGGATAAACGACAAAAGAAACGAATAGCATTGAACCTACGACTAATATAATTATTTTGACGTAATCTGCCATACCAGATAATCCAACAGTAACAACTGAATTATATACCAAACCGATAATTCCTAGCGGAGCAAATTTAATAATGACTTGAACAATGTCACTGACTGCATCACCAATATCAGAAATGACTCGTTTAGTCTCTTTAGATGCCACTCGTAGACCAAGTCCCATTAAACATGCCCAGAATAAAATTGATAAATAATTACCATCAATAATCGCTTTAAATGGGTTGCCCACAGCATTTAATAAAATACTTGAAATAATTTCTTGTATGTTATCCGGAACTTGCTGAGCTTCAACTACTTCTGGTAATACTAAAGCAACAG containing:
- a CDS encoding GNAT family N-acetyltransferase translates to MANFYSRRATLEDLPAIMDVIASGVEILKKRGVPQWQAENQPNTTVISADIAEDTCHVLIIDGKISGVACLQTLPEVSYDTLNSGAWLTSETHYATIHRFAICSDIGVKGMGHIFMGYLLSFAISLGYDDVRIDTHSQNLAMQRVIKRAGFVECGDILLPIKNGERLVYQWLRPL
- the sstT gene encoding serine/threonine transporter SstT; translated protein: MIKMWRSLSLIKQIIIGIGIGILLGLSLPTWSGISLLGELFIGALKGIAPVLVFFLILASLSRHVKGQKTHMKTVISLYLIATFVAALVAVIASYLFPVALVLPEVVEAQQVPDNIQEIISSILLNAVGNPFKAIIDGNYLSILFWACLMGLGLRVASKETKRVISDIGDAVSDIVQVIIKFAPLGIIGLVYNSVVTVGLSGMADYVKIIILVVGSMLFVSFVVYPLMVFLLLRQNPYPLTFDTMKESGIPAFFTRSSAVNIPINMELCEKLGLDRDSYSISIPLGASANSGGAAMTITIMTLAAAHTLNMEIPFLLAFLLCLLSAIAATGASGIAGGSLLLIPLACSLFNIPNDVAMQVVGIGFVIGVIQDSVETAVNSASDLLFAATAEFYDLKKAGHPVDVTERVRQAKSL
- a CDS encoding MptD family putative ECF transporter S component, with translation MKQLKVHDLISVGIYAAIYFLMVAIATMLLRFTVPVFNSILIPGFSALLSGTVYLLVINKIPKFGAITLVGSVMALFFLVFGYFPLAFLPSVLFPLLADIVMYKTSLVKEMKLPLSYIIFGFGLTGPIIPLWFMKDSYINVLIKHGKDQTYIDSVFAPITTGTFFVSFLVTILGGVIGLIIAKKIYAKHFAKVSK
- a CDS encoding energy-coupling factor transporter transmembrane component T family protein, yielding MKKKQVIAFDPRSKLVTVFVASLLLMLRVNWQVELSFVLCLSVLLGLNGGLRKASWLLTMYLTLLLINRIVLTTITGPITAFLAFLLVAYQLLLPPVMASAFAANQTATSEWIAALKKARVPNFILIPFIVVCRFFPTLMADVKRIRQAMILRGIATSNLSLFKQPLNTLEYLIVPILMSVENTSLDLSAAALVRGLGNKGTHTSVYVIKFGWSDYLLICIMGLFVGLGVYYR
- a CDS encoding ABC transporter ATP-binding protein encodes the protein MITFKQVNFSYVDESTLTKLDLTIPKGQCVVLCGASGSGKSTVIRLLTGLIPELYTGTITGEATVANMTLPPVDFEEYVKQIGVVFQNPKTQFFTNNVYSELAFNMENYGTLPSIMQERIASISETFRLSNYLDKSMFHLSGGEKQRIAFASVCMMPHQVYLLDEPSSNLDLPTIAILKEYIQWLKTTGATIIVAEHRLAYLMDVADRFVYLDSGRIQADWSKKQLLELTHDDLKTLGLRQLITTPIQLKASAVIDNTVTADELVISNLHYTPKKNQDFHLMIDELHLSNQKIVGIVGPNGSGKSTLSYLLTGLTRFKKGKIMLNGQALTHKQLINQSFLVMQDVNLQLFFESVYKELTVKAKRMELFADVVERLNLSELLDRHPQSLSGGEKQRVAIGIAVLSGKKVIILDEPTSGLDLKNMLEVSRVIQWLHDLGTFVIIITHDIEFIQTTCHQVVRLVNGQIAESEQ